In Actinoplanes lobatus, the DNA window GCCCAGCGATCTCGCAACGCAACAGAGCCCGCCGCAGTTTGAGGGACCTCTTCCCGGTCACCGTGACCGGGCTCCGTAGCCGCGTGGCGACATTGAGGGTGAGGCGAGAGCCTCCCCCTGGCCACCAACGAGTGACCCGATACCCAGGTTGATTCGTGGGTAGATCGACTAATTCTATTGTTTCCCTGGGTATGGGCTTGTGGTCAGGGATGCGTTCTATTCAAAGCTAGAGGGAGGGCGTGTTGATTCGATTTCTCTCTAGGGGTCACGTTTGACGGATTGGTCACCACCCTCCAGCGAGACGCAAACCCGGCGCCGCAAGGCTGCCGAGATACTGAACGCGCCCAGGCCACCACGGGCCCCGCAGATGAGCCCGGCACAGATAACCGACCTTCTCCAGCAGATCGGCGACATCGGCGCCGCGCTGAGCGAGGCCGACCCAGCCGATCGAGCCGAGGTCTACCAGCAACTGGGGATCCGGCTTACCTATCACCCGGATACACAGAAAGTCCGCGTCCAGGCACAGCCTGCAGCGGACTCTCATGGGGATTTAGTTGTGTCCGAAGATCGACACACGCCTATGGCCAAAATACCATATTGCTATCTAGCACTATTCCACTCGCATAGCCGACGAGGAACCCGTCCGGTGAGAACTCACCCGGCCGGGTTCCTCGTTTGTGGGCCTTTGTATAGGTAGCCACAGCGGAGGAGCCGGTCAACGTCTCCGAGGACATTTCCAGGTGGACGATTCCAAGAACTTCTGCAGGTTGGAGATCGTTTGCCCTTTCGGCAGGGACCCGTCCTCCAGACGTTCGGGCCGGAGGAGTTGCTGACCTGCGTCGCGTCGTGGCCTTGGAGGCGGGCGCCATTCCCGCCGGCAGGCTTGGTCCGCCGCTTCCCGGCCGGTGTTTACGCGGCGAGGGGAACGCCCTTGAAGACCTGGTTGAGGTGCCAGGCGATGTGCTGGTCAGCAGGGAATAAGGTGCCAGGCCGTGTGCGGATCGCTTGGCCGTGGAGGTCGTAGACGGTCTTCTTGGCGGGGGGTGCGCGCCGAGTAGGACTCCGAGACGCAGATCGTCCTTTCGATGGTCAGGCCGAGGACGCCACGGTCGAAAAGCTTATGGTGCAGGCTGCATAGGGCGAGCCCGTTGCCGGAGTCGTCTGGCCCGCCAAGGTTGAACCAGCGGACGTGGGCCGCCTCAACGCCGACGGTGACGCCGAGGAGTTGCCCATCGAAACCGCAGAATGCGCACTGCCGGTCCCAGGCTTGCAAGATCAGCGGTGGCCATGTGCTGTCACGGGTGCGTTTCTTCGTGCCGCCCGGATCGGGCAGCACGTCCCGCGACTGCAGCACAGTATCCGGATCCAGACCGACCGCGGTCAGCACGTCAGGCGCCACGGTGTCGGGGAAGTGGCTCTGCGCCAGAGCGCGGGCAGCCGACACGATCAGTCCAGGATCACCGGTCAGCACCCGCTCAACGTCCTCGGTGAACCTACCGGTGACTTGCTGCGCGGTCAGTGGTCCGATGGCGTCCATCGGCGCATCGAAATCCAGCACCCAGATCTTGTCGGACCGCAACCGAGTAAATGGGTCCTAACCCGGGCCTACTGTCGGTTCGGTTGTCGGTTCGGTTGTCGGTTTGGTGGTGGGCGCCGTTGTCGGCACCAGCGTCTTTGTCGGGGTGATTGTCGTCGGCCGGGTCGTGGGCGGGACCGTTGCTGGACCGCCTCCCGGGCATGAGGTCACCGATCCGGTTTTGCCCCACGTGCACGTGTGGGCGGTGGCACCCGTCTTGGTACGGAGAGTGGCGGTGTCGCCGGTGTTGTTCCACACGTAGTTCCCGGACTGCCAGTACCGGTGCCCGGCCGGTTTGCCGTTGGTGCCCTTGCCGGTGTGTACGGTCAGCGCTTTCCCGGCGGCCAGCGTGCCGGCGAGCGTGTGCACATGGTTGGACTTGTCGCGGATGGTCCATCCGGCAAGGTCGACGCTTTTGCTGGTCTTGTTGGTGACCTGCACGTATTCGGCGTTCAAGCTGGCGTTGGTGCGGGTGTCGCTGCCGGGCGAGTTGTAGTAGACCTTCGTGAACCGAACGTTCGGGACCGCGGCGGTGGTTGACGCGGAGGCGTAGGTGATCCCGGCGGCGGTGACTGCGACCGTGGTGACGCCGACGGCGATCCACCGCCACGGCTGTCGGGTTGCGGGTGCGGCATCGGACGGTGAAGACATCCGGCCATCGTTCCAGCTGGATCTGGTGTGGGCAGTGCCTCGAACGTGTGGTCGCGGACTGGCCGTCCGGTCAGAGTTCGCCGTCAATGGCGTCCGTGAAGCGTGCGGCGACCGCGGCACGCCGTACTGATCGGAGACGTCGAGGGTGTGCGGCAGCGACAGCGTCGGCTACGGCGTCGACCTGGTCATCGTCACACCGCCCGCCGACGTGCCGGCATCCACGCTGACCGGTCGGGAGCGGAGGTTCTGGC includes these proteins:
- a CDS encoding lamin tail domain-containing protein; this translates as MSSPSDAAPATRQPWRWIAVGVTTVAVTAAGITYASASTTAAVPNVRFTKVYYNSPGSDTRTNASLNAEYVQVTNKTSKSVDLAGWTIRDKSNHVHTLAGTLAAGKALTVHTGKGTNGKPAGHRYWQSGNYVWNNTGDTATLRTKTGATAHTCTWGKTGSVTSCPGGGPATVPPTTRPTTITPTKTLVPTTAPTTKPTTEPTTEPTVGPG